The Microlunatus antarcticus genome window below encodes:
- the dapD gene encoding 2,3,4,5-tetrahydropyridine-2,6-dicarboxylate N-succinyltransferase — MTPGDRSDAATDAGRRLAWGWGLATVHASGVLDTSFPDPRLGAASDEPPTALWEEAQRTDDVRDVRVELRRVEIDLDVPPADVSDAYLRLHLLSHRLVAPRSIDLDGIFGVLPNVAWTSAGPCAVADFETTRWRLRAAYGHVTVHGVDKFPRMVDYVLPGGVRIADADRVRLGAHLAAGTTVMHEGFVNFNAGTLGTSMVEGRISAGVVVGSDSDIGGGASVMGTLSGGGTERISIGERCLVGANAGIGVSLGDDCVVEAGLYVTAGTKVTLPDGQVVKATTLSGEPGLLFLRNSVSGAIEVRRRAGASVELNAALHSHQ; from the coding sequence ATGACTCCCGGGGACAGGTCTGACGCTGCCACCGACGCCGGGCGACGGCTCGCCTGGGGGTGGGGCCTCGCCACGGTGCACGCGAGCGGCGTGCTCGACACCTCCTTCCCGGACCCGCGGCTGGGCGCCGCCTCCGACGAGCCGCCGACGGCCCTGTGGGAGGAGGCGCAGCGCACCGACGACGTCCGCGACGTCCGTGTCGAGCTGCGCCGGGTCGAGATCGACCTCGACGTACCGCCGGCCGACGTCTCGGACGCGTACCTCCGCCTGCACCTGCTGAGCCACCGGCTCGTCGCGCCGCGCTCGATCGACCTGGACGGGATCTTCGGCGTCCTGCCGAACGTCGCCTGGACGAGCGCCGGCCCGTGCGCCGTGGCCGACTTCGAGACCACACGGTGGCGGCTGCGCGCGGCGTACGGCCACGTCACCGTGCACGGGGTCGACAAGTTCCCCCGGATGGTCGACTACGTCCTGCCGGGCGGCGTCCGGATCGCCGACGCCGACCGTGTCCGGCTCGGCGCCCACCTGGCCGCGGGGACGACCGTGATGCACGAGGGCTTCGTGAACTTCAACGCCGGCACGCTCGGCACGTCGATGGTCGAGGGACGCATCTCGGCCGGCGTGGTCGTGGGGAGCGACTCCGACATCGGCGGCGGCGCCTCGGTGATGGGCACGCTCTCCGGCGGCGGCACCGAGCGGATCTCGATCGGCGAGCGGTGCCTCGTCGGCGCGAACGCCGGCATCGGCGTCTCCCTCGGCGACGACTGCGTGGTCGAGGCCGGCCTCTACGTCACCGCCGGCACCAAGGTCACCCTCCCCGACGGGCAGGTCGTCAAGGCGACCACGCTCTCGGGCGAGCCGGGCCTGCTCTTCCTGCGCAACTCCGTCAGCGGAGCCATCGAGGTGCGCCGCCGCGCCGGAGCGTCCGTCGAGCTGAACGCGGCGCTGCACAGCCACCAGTAG